A genomic segment from Microbacterium sp. SORGH_AS_0428 encodes:
- the pyrE gene encoding orotate phosphoribosyltransferase, with protein sequence MTAASTPELESDRQALIALIGAEAVFHGDFTLSSGKKASYYVDMRKLTLDHRAAPAIGRIILDLIRDVDGVVAVGGLTLGADPIANAVMHESVHAGTPLDAFVVRKEPKDHGRGRQIEGADVAGKRVVVVEDTSTTGQSALKAVEALRREGAEPVAVAVIVDRKTGAQAAVEAEGLQWLAAIDLDDLGLPAQ encoded by the coding sequence GTGACCGCCGCATCCACTCCCGAGCTCGAATCCGACCGCCAGGCGCTCATCGCGCTGATCGGCGCCGAGGCCGTCTTCCACGGCGACTTCACCCTCTCGAGCGGTAAGAAGGCGTCGTACTACGTCGACATGCGCAAGCTGACGCTCGACCACCGGGCGGCTCCCGCGATCGGGCGCATCATCCTCGATCTGATCCGCGACGTGGACGGCGTCGTTGCCGTCGGGGGTCTCACCCTCGGGGCCGACCCGATCGCCAACGCGGTCATGCACGAGTCGGTGCACGCGGGCACGCCGCTGGACGCATTCGTCGTGCGCAAGGAGCCCAAGGACCACGGCCGCGGTCGCCAGATCGAGGGCGCGGATGTGGCGGGCAAGCGCGTCGTCGTCGTCGAAGACACCTCCACGACCGGCCAGTCCGCCCTGAAGGCCGTCGAGGCGCTGCGCCGTGAGGGCGCTGAGCCGGTCGCCGTCGCCGTGATCGTCGACCGCAAGACCGGAGCCCAGGCGGCCGTCGAAGCCGAGGGCCTGCAGTGGCTCGCCGCGATCGATCTCGACGATCTGGGTCTTCCGGCTCAGTGA
- a CDS encoding GNAT family N-acetyltransferase: protein MHITLTPPTADEFAALYASTGWGERTAQQLAAALAGSWVVCCARDDAGALVGMGRLISDGVLHAFVTELIVATEARGNGAGALILDALVEESRRRGVDDVQLFAARGRTAFYERNGFTPRPADAPGMDLA from the coding sequence GTGCACATCACCCTGACACCGCCCACGGCCGACGAGTTCGCCGCTCTCTACGCGAGCACCGGATGGGGCGAGCGCACGGCGCAGCAGCTGGCCGCCGCGCTCGCCGGCAGCTGGGTCGTGTGCTGCGCGCGCGACGACGCGGGCGCGCTCGTGGGAATGGGCCGCCTGATCAGCGACGGCGTGCTGCACGCTTTCGTCACCGAGCTCATCGTGGCGACCGAGGCGCGCGGCAACGGCGCTGGGGCACTCATCCTCGATGCGCTCGTCGAGGAGTCTCGGCGTCGTGGGGTGGACGACGTGCAGTTGTTCGCTGCGCGTGGCCGCACCGCTTTCTACGAGCGCAACGGGTTCACCCCGCGCCCCGCGGATGCGCCGGGGATGGACCTCGCCTGA
- a CDS encoding SDR family NAD(P)-dependent oxidoreductase codes for MSAREADWNPHRLPDLTGRTYLVTGSNAGLGYFASEQLVNAGARVIMTGRNPNRLAAARAAVSARLPHATGAAETLLLDTSNLGSVRAAAATVRQRGRLDGLLLNAGIVHPPAQRETTRDGNELVLATNALGHFALAGALLTTLAARRGRMVWLGSMSTSISKYDPTDPQLVERYSPWRAYVQSKAVTTVVGLEADRRLREARVPVTSVIAHPGYSTSGRTVGIRGVNEPSRWGRFLDNLQAPITQSKEHGAWPLVRALVDPDVEGGQMWGPGRVVAGPPRAAQPTAFLREPAIGERLWLMCEAATRMRWPFDAARR; via the coding sequence GTGAGCGCTCGCGAGGCGGATTGGAATCCGCACCGGCTGCCGGACCTGACGGGCCGGACCTACCTGGTGACGGGCTCGAACGCGGGCCTCGGATACTTCGCCAGCGAGCAGCTCGTGAACGCGGGAGCCCGCGTCATCATGACCGGCCGCAACCCCAACCGGCTCGCCGCCGCCCGTGCCGCCGTGTCCGCGCGTCTGCCGCACGCGACCGGCGCCGCCGAGACGCTGCTGTTGGACACGAGCAACCTCGGCTCGGTACGAGCGGCGGCTGCCACCGTCCGTCAGCGGGGACGCCTCGACGGACTGCTGCTGAACGCGGGGATCGTGCATCCGCCCGCCCAGCGCGAGACGACGCGGGACGGCAACGAGCTCGTGCTCGCCACGAACGCGCTCGGCCACTTCGCCCTGGCCGGCGCGCTGCTGACCACGCTCGCCGCCCGTCGCGGTCGGATGGTGTGGCTCGGCAGCATGTCGACCTCGATCTCGAAGTACGACCCCACCGATCCGCAGCTCGTCGAGCGCTACTCGCCGTGGCGTGCGTACGTGCAGTCGAAGGCGGTCACCACGGTCGTCGGCCTCGAGGCGGACCGGCGCCTGCGCGAGGCCCGCGTTCCCGTGACGAGCGTGATCGCCCACCCCGGCTACTCCACGAGTGGTCGCACCGTCGGCATCCGCGGGGTCAACGAGCCCTCGCGCTGGGGTCGGTTCCTCGACAATCTGCAGGCCCCCATCACACAGTCCAAAGAGCACGGCGCGTGGCCGCTGGTTCGCGCCCTCGTCGACCCCGACGTGGAGGGCGGGCAGATGTGGGGCCCCGGCCGCGTCGTCGCCGGGCCACCCCGAGCCGCGCAGCCGACGGCGTTCCTGCGGGAGCCGGCGATCGGCGAGCGACTGTGGCTCATGTGCGAGGCGGCCACGCGGATGCGGTGGCCCTTCGACGCAGCCCGCCGCTGA
- a CDS encoding HAD-IIA family hydrolase: MRTRDDIECWLTDMDGVLVHDNQAIPGAAELLAQWRDTGTPFLVLTNNPIFTPRDLSARLKRSGLDVPEERIWTSALATAEFLKSQMPGSSAFVIGEAGLTTALHEAGVVMTETQPDYVVVGETRQYSFEAITQAIRFINAGARFIVTNPDATGPTPNGIVPATGSFAAMITKATGKEPYVVGKPNPMMFRSALNRIGAHSENTGMIGDRMDTDVVAGIEAGLHTVLVMTGISDPAEIERYPFRPDEVLTSVAELIAREPVESEMPEGI, from the coding sequence ATGCGCACGCGCGATGACATCGAATGCTGGCTGACCGACATGGACGGCGTGCTGGTGCACGACAACCAGGCGATCCCGGGAGCCGCCGAACTGCTCGCGCAGTGGCGCGACACCGGCACACCCTTCCTGGTGCTCACGAACAACCCGATCTTCACCCCTCGCGATCTCAGCGCGCGCCTGAAGCGATCCGGCCTCGACGTGCCCGAGGAGCGGATCTGGACCTCGGCGCTGGCGACGGCCGAGTTCCTCAAGTCGCAGATGCCCGGCAGCTCCGCGTTCGTCATCGGCGAGGCGGGGCTCACGACCGCTCTCCACGAGGCGGGCGTCGTCATGACCGAGACGCAGCCCGACTATGTCGTCGTCGGCGAGACGCGCCAGTACTCGTTCGAGGCGATCACCCAGGCCATCCGCTTCATCAACGCAGGTGCGCGGTTCATCGTCACCAACCCGGATGCGACGGGCCCCACCCCGAACGGCATCGTGCCGGCGACGGGATCGTTCGCCGCGATGATCACGAAGGCCACCGGCAAGGAGCCGTACGTGGTCGGCAAGCCGAACCCTATGATGTTCCGCTCCGCACTCAACCGCATCGGCGCGCACTCCGAGAACACCGGCATGATCGGCGACCGCATGGACACCGACGTCGTGGCGGGAATCGAGGCGGGGCTGCACACCGTGCTCGTCATGACCGGCATCAGCGACCCGGCCGAGATCGAGCGCTACCCGTTCCGCCCCGACGAGGTGCTCACCTCTGTGGCCGAGCTCATCGCCCGCGAGCCCGTCGAGTCGGAGATGCCCGAGGGCATCTGA